One genomic window of Aricia agestis chromosome 7, ilAriAges1.1, whole genome shotgun sequence includes the following:
- the LOC121728625 gene encoding branched-chain-amino-acid aminotransferase, cytosolic — MPIRRSKVLVKWIYENQHKMQTVRRCSSSFQYKLAEDSPLELAPTDSQPRPQPQPAPEHSFKYEDIHVRLAAPYQLQPKPEASDLGFGKYFTDHMLRIEYHKHLGGWQKPEITPFENLSLHPAAKALHYAIQLFEGMKAYRGVDDKIRLFRPDLNMERMNLAADRSGLPMFDGEELIKCMSRLVQIDQEWVPHSESSTLYMRPTLIGTEATFGVMQPESALLFVILSPVSSYYKTGTDGAVSIFADPGVVRAFPGGVGNRKVGSNYGPTIETTARAAKLGYQQVLWLFGPDRQLTEVGAMNIFAVYVNERGDKQLSTPPLNGLILPGVTRRSILELASQWEDVTVKEEVLTMDRIVELNNKGRLLEMFGAGTAVIVTPISRIGFLDANIEIPTMKQEQPLFQRLKDTLLAIQYGHIAEHPYTRVIS; from the exons GTCCTAGTGAAATGGATATACGAGAACCAGCACAAGATGCAGACGGTGCGGCGCTGCAGCTCGTCGTTCCAGTACAAGCTGGCCGAGGACAGCCCGCTCGAGCTCGCGCCGACCGACTCGCAGCCGCGCCCGCAGCCGCAGCCCGCACCTGAACACTCCTTCAAA tatgaaGACATCCACGTGAGGCTAGCGGCGCCATATCAGTTGCAACCGAAACCGGAGGCGAGCGACCTGGGCTTTGGGAAGTACTTCACGGACCACATGCTCAGGATCGAGTACCATAAGCACCTGGGGGGCTGGCAGAAGCCCGAGATCACCCCCTTCGAGAATCTCTCCCTGCATCCCGCGGCCAAGGCGTTGCACTACGCGATACAA TTGTTCGAAGGTATGAAGGCGTATCGGGGCGTAGACGACAAAATCCGGTTGTTCCGGCCGGATTTAAACATGGAACGGATGAACTTAGCCGCGGACCGGTCCGGCCTGCCGATGTTCGACGGGGAGGAGCTGATCAAGTGCATGTCCCGCCTCGTGCAGATAGACCAGGAGTGGGTGCCGCACTCGGAGTCCTCCACCCTGTATATGCGACCCACGCTCATCGGAACTGAG GCAACGTTCGGCGTGATGCAGCCGGAGTCGGCGCTGCTGTTCGTGATACTGAGCCCGGTGAGCTCGTACTACAAGACGGGGACGGACGGCGCCGTGTCCATATTCGCGGACCCCGGCGTCGTGCGCGCCTTCCCCGGCGGCGTCGGCAACAGGAAGGTCGGCTCCAACTACGGACCCACGATAG AGACGACGGCGCGCGCGGCGAAGCTGGGCTACCAGCAGGTGCTGTGGCTCTTCGGCCCCGACCGCCAGCTCACAGAGGTGGGCGCCATGAACATATTCGCCGTCTACGTCAACGAGCGAGGAG ACAAGCAGTTGAGTACGCCGCCACTGAACGGCCTGATCCTGCCCGGAGTGACGCGGCGGTCGATACTGGAGCTGGCCAGCCAGTGGGAGGACGTCACTGTCAAGGAGGAGGTGCTCACCATGGACAGAATAGTCGAACTCAACAACAAGGGACGG CTGCTGGAAATGTTCGGGGCGGGGACGGCCGTGATAGTGACTCCCATCAGCAGGATCGGTTTCCTGGACGCGAACATCGAGATACCGACCATGAAGCAGGAGCAGCCGCTGTTCCAGCGACTCAAGGACACGCTGCTCGCGATACAGTACGGCCACATAGCGGAGCACCCCTACACCAGGGTCATATCGTAG